One Deltaproteobacteria bacterium DNA segment encodes these proteins:
- a CDS encoding homospermidine synthase, translating to MENTSTFCFEGRIIMIGCGSIGQAMLPVIGRHLEGIHSRMVVLSADEAGRGIAERCGTKFIHCNLTPGNYRTILQRYVRNGDLVLNLSIDVSSIDLIRFCAERGALYVDTSIEPWPGVFDNPMLELHQRTNHAIREEIVDLAGELGPDSPTAVVDHGANPGLVSHFVKRALIDLDRIVRNGNAKPSSREEWAHLARDLGISTIQISERDTQASRQPKRHGEFINTWSIDGFVDELMQPAELSLGTCERRRPRGAREHRPGSRTLYLGRPGASTFARSWAPSIGGFQGMLVSHDEVFSIADYLSIRDGDTFLYRPSVMFVYHPCDDAMLSALELEGRGWIMQPSCRRLGTDIVEGMDELGVLLAGHERNAYWYGSQLTIQETRQNVAYANATTVQVVAGAIAAVLWAIRHPRRGVVEPEELDFEDCLAKAEPYLGRLVGEFTEWTPLDGRGKYFPEKLDVETPWQLQNVRSRQWYGE from the coding sequence ATGGAAAACACCTCCACGTTTTGCTTTGAGGGCCGCATCATCATGATTGGCTGCGGCAGCATCGGCCAGGCCATGCTGCCGGTTATAGGCCGGCATCTTGAGGGCATTCACAGCCGGATGGTGGTTCTATCAGCCGATGAAGCCGGCCGGGGGATTGCGGAGCGCTGCGGCACGAAGTTCATCCACTGCAACCTGACGCCGGGCAACTACCGTACGATATTGCAGCGTTACGTTCGCAACGGCGACCTCGTGCTGAATCTGTCCATAGACGTCTCCAGTATCGACTTGATTCGATTCTGCGCGGAGCGGGGCGCCCTGTACGTGGACACCTCGATCGAGCCGTGGCCGGGTGTATTCGACAACCCCATGCTGGAGCTCCATCAACGCACAAACCACGCCATCCGTGAAGAAATCGTCGATCTGGCGGGGGAACTGGGTCCCGATTCCCCAACCGCCGTGGTCGATCACGGGGCAAACCCGGGCCTCGTGTCCCATTTCGTCAAGCGCGCCCTCATCGATCTTGACCGCATCGTCCGCAACGGGAACGCGAAACCGTCGAGCCGCGAAGAATGGGCCCACCTCGCGCGTGACCTCGGAATATCCACCATTCAGATATCCGAGCGCGACACACAGGCCAGCCGACAGCCGAAACGCCACGGCGAATTCATCAACACCTGGTCCATAGACGGCTTCGTGGACGAATTAATGCAACCGGCGGAACTCTCCCTCGGCACCTGTGAAAGAAGGCGGCCACGGGGGGCACGTGAACACCGTCCAGGCTCCCGGACCCTGTACCTGGGACGCCCTGGGGCGAGCACCTTTGCGCGTAGCTGGGCGCCGTCGATCGGCGGCTTTCAGGGCATGCTCGTCAGCCATGACGAGGTCTTCTCGATTGCGGACTACCTTTCGATTCGCGACGGCGATACATTCCTGTATCGACCGAGCGTGATGTTCGTGTACCACCCCTGTGACGACGCGATGCTGTCCGCGCTGGAACTGGAAGGAAGGGGATGGATCATGCAGCCTTCCTGCCGGCGCCTTGGAACGGATATTGTGGAGGGCATGGATGAACTCGGCGTTCTGCTGGCCGGTCACGAAAGAAACGCCTACTGGTATGGTTCGCAGCTCACGATCCAGGAAACACGTCAAAACGTGGCCTATGCGAACGCGACCACCGTGCAGGTCGTGGCGGGGGCTATCGCCGCCGTGTTATGGGCCATACGCCATCCGAGGCGGGGTGTGGTCGAACCGGAGGAGCTGGACTTCGAGGATTGCCTCGCGAAGGCGGAACCCTACCTGGGCCGCCTGGTGGGTGAGTTCACGGAGTGGACCCCCCTGGATGGCCGCGGCAAGTACTTCCCGGAAAAGCTGGACGTCGAAACCCCCTGGCAACTTCAAAATGTCCGCAGCAGACAGTGGTACGGTGAATAA
- a CDS encoding 4Fe-4S binding protein has translation MSCRIFTSVDPDRCNGCGLCVEICPSDTLSMVDGKAVVTGKRSLSCGQCAAVCPVGAITVTSLEPTPHVFETFQGKADWLPWGKYDVAELARLMASRRSCRRYTDQPVAREILRDLVRIGVTAPSGTNSKRWRFTLVSSRRDVVVFGERIADFYRRLNRISEMTWLRHALKWCGKTELDVYHRHYHDRVADVLAEWRLSARDRLFHGAPAAIIVSCCPGASCPAEDALLATQNILLGAHALGLGTCLIGFAVEAVKRDARIKRLLDMPKEETVYSVIALGYPAIKYHALPGRKTPFVREPVLEVQDGSA, from the coding sequence ATGAGCTGTCGGATTTTTACATCCGTTGACCCGGACCGATGCAACGGCTGCGGTCTCTGTGTGGAAATCTGCCCGTCCGACACCCTGTCCATGGTGGATGGAAAAGCGGTGGTCACGGGGAAGCGTTCCCTCTCCTGCGGCCAGTGCGCGGCCGTCTGTCCCGTCGGGGCCATCACGGTCACCAGTCTTGAGCCGACCCCCCACGTCTTTGAAACCTTTCAGGGGAAGGCGGACTGGCTCCCCTGGGGAAAATACGATGTGGCGGAACTCGCCCGTCTCATGGCCTCCCGTCGTTCCTGCCGCCGCTATACGGACCAGCCCGTAGCCCGGGAGATACTCCGGGATTTGGTCAGGATCGGCGTAACCGCGCCCTCCGGTACGAACAGCAAGCGCTGGCGTTTCACCCTCGTTTCCTCCCGTAGGGACGTGGTCGTCTTTGGGGAACGGATCGCCGACTTCTACCGGCGCCTCAATCGTATTTCCGAAATGACCTGGTTGCGTCATGCCCTGAAGTGGTGCGGAAAAACGGAACTCGATGTATATCACCGGCATTATCATGACCGTGTCGCCGACGTTCTCGCGGAATGGCGGCTGAGCGCTCGGGACCGCCTGTTCCACGGCGCCCCGGCGGCGATCATCGTAAGCTGCTGTCCCGGCGCCTCTTGTCCGGCGGAGGACGCCCTCCTGGCCACCCAGAATATCCTCCTGGGGGCCCACGCTCTGGGTCTCGGTACCTGTCTCATCGGCTTTGCCGTTGAAGCCGTAAAAAGAGACGCCCGTATCAAGCGGCTCCTCGACATGCCAAAGGAAGAAACGGTTTACAGTGTCATCGCCTTAGGCTACCCGGCGATCAAATATCACGCCCTCCCGGGCCGTAAAACACCGTTTGTCCGGGAACCGGTCCTGGAGGTACAGGACGGCTCCGCGTGA